Below is a window of Shewanella khirikhana DNA.
TGCTGATGCTGCTGCCCGGACCCGACCAGTTACCTGTGGTGCCACTGGCTTCGGCGGCGGTGTCATCCGGGCCCTTGTCGACTATGCCATCGTTGGCGGTGGACAGGCCACTGGTGAGCCAGCCGTACCACTCGTTGTCGTAACGGGTGCCGATGTTGTCCATAAAGGCTTGATATTCGGTGTACTTGTCGTTGCGCAGGTAGTTAAGAATGGTGCGCACATCGTCGCGGTGGTTCTCAAACATAAAGCGCACCGCCAGATAACCCCAGCGGTAGATGCGGTCCTGACCCGACTCGTAGTTGTTTTTGAAGATGGTGGACAGCGCATAGGCCTTGGTTTCGCCCATCTCGATGGCACGCAGGTTGGCATCGCGGTAGCTGATGTACTCCGCCAGACCTTCAACCCACCATACGGTGTTGGCCGACATACCACGGGCAAAGTCGCCGTGCAGGTTAAAGCGGCCGTCGAGGTAGTGCACGTATTCGTGTTGCAGGTTCCAGACGTGGAAGTCGGGGCGGCGCCACTCGGCTTCATAGGCGATAAAGCGCGCCTGATTTTTCAGCCCGGCAGGGGAGCCTTCCAGATACATGCCGCCGTTATTGGTGTCGATACCAAAGAAGGTGCCGGCGTAGGAGCCATAGTCTTCAGAGCTGTTGAAAATCACCAGTTCCAGATCGTCGTTGTTATCGTTGACCACTGGCTGGCGGCCGGTTTCCAGCATCTGGTGGAAGTAGCTTTCCTGACCTGTCAGCACGGTACAGGCCCAGTTGGCCTGATCCACATACAGCTGCTGGGCACGCATTTTCAGGGTGTCGGAACACTTGTGGTTAAAGCTTAAGGTTTCGGCTTCCAGTGTGGCCTTGAAACCACAAATGCCGTAGTCGTTACAGTTGGCGCGATCGTAATAATCGGCCATTTCGGCGGCGGCCATCCAAATGGTTTTGCTGGCGTCATTCTTGTTGCTGGAGCTGAGCACGGCTTTTACCAGGGTGCGTACCCGTGACTCCATTTGGGGGATGTAGTAAAGACGCGACATTTCACGCACCGCGTTCACCAGCACGTATTCGGCATTGGTGCCAAGCAGGTTGCGATTGCGGCTCTGGAAGCCATTGAGGGCATCGAGGATGCTCTGGTCGCTGGCAAACAGGGTCTTCATTGGTTCGTCCCACTGGGCGCGGAACAGGGTAGTGAAGACGGCGTTGGCGGCGGCGTTCATGCCAAAGCTTGCCTGCCAGTTGGCGTTGTATTCGTTGAGCACCTTGATGGTGACCCAATTGAAGTGCGCCCCGAGTCCGGCCGAATCCACCAGGATCAGCGCTTCTTTGAGCACCCCGGCGTTGCTGTCGGCGGCAATCCAGGCATTGCTGTTGTTAAACAGGGTGGTCAGGCCGGTTTTGACATCATTGCCAAAGGCGCTGGAGTAAGCGGGCACTAACTCAGGGTTGTACCACTGCACGTAAAGACCGGCGCGCAGGAAGTAAATCAGTGATTCGATACCGCTGCTGTCTGTACCTGTGTAGCTGGCGGCGCGGCTGTTCACCCCTTGCATGACTGCACGCATGTTGCTTTCGGCAAACAGCGCAGTGGCATCGCTGCCTTTGAGGTTATACAGGCTGCTGACACAATCCGGCGCTGAGGCGGCCAGCTTGCTGACCAGGGCCGAGCCGGACAGGCCGATGAAGTTTTCACATTCGGCGGCAGCCATGGGGCCAGGCAGTCCGGGCATGCCCATTGGACCTTGTTTGCTGAGGGCTTTTTGCACCTCGGCTTGGTGCAGCTGGGTCAGGCCTGTGTGGCTTGCCAGGGCGACCGGGGCGGCGAACAGCCCCAGGGCAACGACCAGGGTATTGAGTTTCATAATGACTCCAAGTAGTGAAATGTCTGCAGGGCAGATGCTTGTTATTGCCGGCGGTAAGGCACACCGGTCAGTTGTTAATCAGGTGTAACAATATAGTCACATAAATAAAATATACAATATATAAACTGTAGGGTTTTTATGCTTTCGAAAGGCGAAAGGGAGGTGATTTTTCAATAACAGAAACTAAAACAACAGGATAAAAACACTCCGTATGTGTAAATTTTATACTGTATGCCATTCATGTAAGCGCTCACCAAAAGGTTTCAGTCTTTCGTCCTTTCACTAAGCTGCTATGCTGGGAACAACTTTTGCTGGCTACTGGACCCTGCCCGATGACATCTGTTTATACCCATGTTGATTTTGCATCTCCCGGTGCGCCGGAGGTGATGACACTGGTGCAAAGCCCCATGCCTGAACCCGCCGAGGGTGAAGTGCTGATCCGGGTGCGGGCAGCGGGGGTGAACGGTCCGGATCTGGCGCAAAGGCGCGGGGCTTATCCACCGCCGCCGGGGGCGTCGCCTGTGCTTGGATTGGAAGTGGCCGGCGAGATAGCTGCCCTCGGGAAGGACGTCAGCCGCTGGCAGCTTGGTGACAAGGTGTGTGCCCTGGTGCCGGGCGGCGGCTATGGTGAGTATGTGCTTACCCCTGCGCTGCACTGCTTGCCGTTGCCGCAGGGGATGTCTATGGCACAGGCGGCGGCGCTGCCGGAAACCTTCTTTACCGTGTGGGGCAATCTGTTTATGCGGGCGGGGCTTAAATCGGGCGAGACGCTGCTTATCCAGGGTGGCAGTGGTGGCATAGGCTCCACCGCCATCGTCCTTGCCAAAGCGCTGGGAAGCCGGGTACTGGTGACCTCCGGCAGTGAACACAAGCGTGCCTATTGCCTGAGCCTTGGCGCTGACGACGCCTTTGATTATCGAGACGAGGCGCTGGTGGACAAGGTGCTGGCCGCCACCGATGGTCGCGGCGTGGACGTGGTTCTGGATATGGCGGGTGGCGCCATGATCAATACCAATTTGAAGCTGCTGGCCATGGATGGACGCATGGTGTCTGTGGCGATGCAGTCAGGCCCCCGGGCCGAGGTGGATATTTTCCGGCTGATGATGAAGCGCATCAGCTGGACCGGCTCGACCCTACGACCCCAGAGCATTGCCGCCAAGGCTGAGATTGCCCGGCAGCTCGAACAGCTGGTGTGGCCGCTGCTGGAAAAGGGGGAGTGCCGGGTGCCACTTTTTGGTGAATATCCGTTATCGGAGGTGGTGAAAGTGCACGCGCTGATGGAGGCTGGAAGCCACAACGGAAAATTGGTACTTGTGCCTTGATATGGTGTTTTTTTTCGACTAAAGTCGGGATTGAACGGAAAAATGAAATAAAGAGGTGAAAATTAAACGCAATATCTCAAAAAATTCGCTAATTTTGGCATTGATTCTCGGAAAGATTCTGTAAGAATACCCAACTTGAAACGTCCGAACTATTCGTACGATTTATCGCAGGGGTGGAGCGCTTCCCCGGCGAGTTTAAAAGACCGAAAACTCTTAGTGTATGTGTTGATTAAAAGGTATTGGCATATATGTATAACACGGCGAAGAAACAGGTTTGGTGGGGTGAGTTAAAGACGTCCCGTGGAACCGCCATCGTCATCCACGACAACCAGTTGCCCGAAGCCTCGGCTGGACGTATCTATCTCTATAACACTGAACGTAAAGCCATCGTTGAGTACGTAGAGGACATAGTGAAGCCCAACCTGCACGAGCTGGATGACGCAGCCCTCAAGGCCGCAGAAGGCAAATTTGGCAGCGAGTGGAAAGCGGCGCGTTCGGACTTTTTGGACAAGCAGCAGTCACGGATCAATCTGAATAATATGAAGGACACTCCAGCCCCGGCCCGTAAAGCCAAGGCCGAAGCTGAGCCTGAATATGAAGATTTGAGCGGCGGTGGCAGCAGCAGCGACGATTTCAGCGACGACTGGTCAGACGATTTCGACGATTAACACCGCCTTGCGGTAGCGCAGTCGGCCCATTCGGGCCGACGCGGACTTATTGCCTTCCCCCGGCTCTTTCAGAGCCTGTCTTTTATTCCGCAATATCAAACTGATAACGGCTGATGTGATGATAAATCTCACCCGGCTGCAGCCAGCCTTTGCCCAACATTGGCTGATTGGGCGAATCCGGGATCAGTTGCGGCTCCAGACACACCCCCTGATAGCGACCATAGATTTTGCCGCCACGGCCGGTTTCGCCGCCGAGGAAGTTGGCGCCATACAGCTGGATGCCCGGCTGGTTGGTATAAAGCTGTAACTGGCGCCCAGACAATGGCGATGCCAGGGTTGCGGCAAGCGTCAGCTCGCTGTTATTGCCAAGCAGATAACAATGGTCAAACCCCTGGGTGGCTGCCAGCGCGCTGTGGCTGCGACGACTGCCAAGGTTATCCAATTGACGCAGATCCAGCGCCGTGCCTTCGACCGGGTAGACGCCGGTGGGGATGCCGGTTGGGTCCATTTCCAGATAGCTGTTGGCATGCATGGCAACCCTGTGGCTGGCGCAGTCGGCCTGGCCATCGAGATTGAAATAGCTGTGCTGAGTCAGGCTCACCGGGCAGGCCTTGTCGGTGGCGGCCATGATTTCCACAAACAGGTTGTTACCCACCAGGCGGTAATCGAGTTGTACCGAGCAATTGCCGGGAAAACCCATGTCACCATCTGGGCTCTTAAGGCTCAGGCGCACCCCATCGGGTAGCAGACCAAGATCCCAGTTCTTGCGGTTGAAGCCTTCGTGACCGCCATGCAGGCAGTTGCCTGCTTGGTTTACATCTAGCTGGATTTGCTGGCCCTGATAGTCGAGTTTGCCCTTGGCGATGCGGTTGGCAAAACGCCCGGCGATAGCGCCCAAATGGGCCTGCTGGATGAGGTAGTCTTCGGCGCTGTCGCAGCCCAGTACTATGTTGGCGCGTTCGCCATGGCGATCGGGGGTCCACAGAGAGCGGATAATGCCGCCCAGGCTCAGTACCTCAATGGCCAGTTGGCCATTGTCCAGCCGTACCCGCTCAATCTCGCCGCCCCTGGGATCCTGCCAGGGGTCGAGTACCGTATGACGCACCATGAATTGCCTTCCTTATTCATTTAATTTCAACGCACTATAAACGAAAGTCCGGGAGGGCAACAGCGACTGCATTCGTATGCTTTGACGGCACAAACGGCAACACAGATGCCGCACAGGCGTGCGGCCATGGCGGGGATGTATTTGCCTAGTTGTCGATGCGCCCGGCGCCACCGCTGGCGGCGCACATGTAGAGCATGGGTTCCAGCCCGGTCAATTTGGGGTATTCGGATTCCACGGCCTGAATAACGGCATCGGTCAGGTCGTGTTCCACCAGTGCCACCACGCTGCAGGCGTCGGTCATGCGCACGCCGCCGCGAGAACCTACGGCCTTGGCAATCACCTGCACCAGGGTTTCAATTTCGGGCACCATCAGCTCAAAATCGTCCCGCAGTGAAGCATGGGACTGCGCCATCAGCTCCGACAGACGCGCCACATCGCCCCGTTTCAGGGCGCGACCAGCGCTTTGGGTGCGGGCGTTTTCACTGATCACATGGCGTACCCGCTTGTGCAGGGTGGCGTCGAGGGAGCCTTGGGCGGCGTCCAGATCATGGGGTTCAAGATCCCGAAGGGAATCCAGTCCGAAATAGTCGGCGGCAGCACGGCACTCTTCGGCGCGTTGGCGGTAGGTATCGTCCAGCAGTTTGGGATCCAGTGGCGAGTGCACAATCATCAGGCTCAGATCGTCCGGGATCAGCACGGCTTCAACATCCAGATCCAGACAGTCAATCAAGAGCGCTGAGTCGGGTTCGCCAAGGGCGCTGGTCATATGATCCATGATGCCGCAGGCATACCCCTGGAATCGGCTTTCACCGCGCTGTGCCAGCTGGGCGATGGCCATGGGGAGAGGTGCAGTTGGCTGGTGTCGTTAATTGCGGTGCCAAAGGCAATCTCAAGGGCGCCGGAAGAGGAGAGCCCTGCGCCCATGGGCACAGAACTGACCACGGCCAAATCCAGCCCCTTGGGCTTAAGACCTGCGTGGCCCAGCGCCTGGGTAAAGCTCTTAAGGTAGTTAACCCAGTCGCCACCGGCGGTCACTTCGCCTTCTTCGCCAAAGCTCCATTCGCCAAGCTCGCCGGCAAAGGCTTCGGTGATCACCCTGAATTTGTGGTCATCACGGCGCTTTACCGCGATAACTGTATGAAAATTAATGGCAGCCGGCAGCACAAAGCCGTCGTTGTAGTCGGTGTGTTCACCGATAAGATTGACCCGGCCCGGTGCCTGATAGCAGGCATCGGCCTTGGTTCCGAAGGTTTGGACAAACAGCTTGGTGGCGCGCTGCGCAGGGTTCGACATGCTCACTGATCCCACTGATAACCGGACGCCCCTCTGACGGCGGGGGCTTTTCTCCGTTATATCATGTCTGAAGGAGGTGGCAAACTGAGATTTTTGCGTGACGCGAACAAAGAAAACGCCGCGATTTTGCGGCGTTTTTATCAGGCGTTGGCCTCGGCGGTTTTTGCAGAGGAAGGCATGAGTTCATTGGCCACATGATCCACAAAACCGGCACCCGCCGCTTCATACAGATTGTAGACACTGTGGACGCCACACTCCCTGAGGGATTCGGTATGTTCCGCATACTGAACAATGGCGCTGATCTTGCCCTGATAATCCTGTTTCTTGAGCTGCTCAACCGCAAACAGATTACCTGTGTGGTGCGGCATTGCCAGCAATACCAGTTCCAGATTGGGGGCGCGGTCGAGCTTTTCCCAGAAGTCGGTATCCGAGGCATCGCCCTGCACTACGTTGCGTCCTTCAGAGCGGTGAAACTCCACCAGTTCCTGCTTGTGCTCGATGCCGAGGATTTCGCCGTCAAAGCGCGCGGCCAGTTCATCGTAGGCACCGGAGCCGATACGGCCCATACCCAAAATCAAAAAGCGTGGGTTGCCAATGGGAATGGGTCTGTCCTCGGGGTGCAGTGGTGGGCGCTCCATGCGCTTCAGTGGCTGCTGGTACTTCTGGTAAATCTTGCCCACGAGGTTGTTCAGCGGCGCCGCAATCAGGAAGCTTAAGCTGAGCGCCACCGCGATAATGATAAGCCACTGGGACGGCAGCCAGCCTTTGGAGGCGGCAACGGCAGCCACAATCAGACCGAATTCACTGTAGTTACCCAGGTTGAACGAGGCCAGCATCGAGGTGCGCGAGCGCAGTTTGAAGCGGGTCAGCAGCATTACAAACAGGGCAATCTTAAAGGGCAGCAGTGCCACCAAAAGCCCTGCCAGCGCCACGTCTTCCAGGGTCGGCAAGCCGTTGAGACCTATGGTGAGGAAGAAGGCCACCAGGAAGAGCTCTTTGAAGTAAAACAGCGATTTGGCAAGCTCTGATGCCTTGGGGTGTCCCGCCAGCAGCACACCGACAATCAGGGCGCCGAGGTCGGGCTTAAGGCCCACGGCCTCAAACAGCCAGGCACCCATCACCAGCGCCATTACCAGGCCAAACAGCACCAGCAGCTCGCCGTGGCCAACCCGGTCGAAAGCGCGGTAAATCAGTGGTCGCGCCAGTGGCAGCAGCAAGAGTGACAGCGCCCAGATGGACGGTACTTCGCCCTTGGAGGCAGTGAGGAAGGCTACGGCGAAGATGTCCTGCATAATCAGGATACCAATGGCGACCCGGCCGTAGAGGGTCTGCATATCGCCCTTGTCTTCGAGCACCTTGACCGCAAACACCGTGGAGGAGAAGCCGAGCGCAAAGGCCAGCAGGGTCAGCTGGTTAAAGCTTAAGTCGGTGAGCTGACTGAGCCCCAGAACACCCAGCAGTTTGAGCACAGGCACCAAAAACAGCATGGTGCCCAGCAGATGCAAACTGGCCCCGGCCCAGACTTCAGCCTTGAACAGGCTGCGTAAATCGAGTTTCAGACCAATGGCAAACAGCAGCAGGGTCACACCCAAATCGGCAAATTGCTGCAGCAGCGGCAGGCTCGACTCTTCGATGCCAAACATATAGAGCACAAATCCGGCGACCAGATATCCGATGAGGGGCGGCAGACCGACGCGGTTGACCAGAAGGCCGCAGGCGAG
It encodes the following:
- a CDS encoding NAD(P)H-quinone oxidoreductase yields the protein MTSVYTHVDFASPGAPEVMTLVQSPMPEPAEGEVLIRVRAAGVNGPDLAQRRGAYPPPPGASPVLGLEVAGEIAALGKDVSRWQLGDKVCALVPGGGYGEYVLTPALHCLPLPQGMSMAQAAALPETFFTVWGNLFMRAGLKSGETLLIQGGSGGIGSTAIVLAKALGSRVLVTSGSEHKRAYCLSLGADDAFDYRDEALVDKVLAATDGRGVDVVLDMAGGAMINTNLKLLAMDGRMVSVAMQSGPRAEVDIFRLMMKRISWTGSTLRPQSIAAKAEIARQLEQLVWPLLEKGECRVPLFGEYPLSEVVKVHALMEAGSHNGKLVLVP
- a CDS encoding M9 family metallopeptidase; the protein is MKLNTLVVALGLFAAPVALASHTGLTQLHQAEVQKALSKQGPMGMPGLPGPMAAAECENFIGLSGSALVSKLAASAPDCVSSLYNLKGSDATALFAESNMRAVMQGVNSRAASYTGTDSSGIESLIYFLRAGLYVQWYNPELVPAYSSAFGNDVKTGLTTLFNNSNAWIAADSNAGVLKEALILVDSAGLGAHFNWVTIKVLNEYNANWQASFGMNAAANAVFTTLFRAQWDEPMKTLFASDQSILDALNGFQSRNRNLLGTNAEYVLVNAVREMSRLYYIPQMESRVRTLVKAVLSSSNKNDASKTIWMAAAEMADYYDRANCNDYGICGFKATLEAETLSFNHKCSDTLKMRAQQLYVDQANWACTVLTGQESYFHQMLETGRQPVVNDNNDDLELVIFNSSEDYGSYAGTFFGIDTNNGGMYLEGSPAGLKNQARFIAYEAEWRRPDFHVWNLQHEYVHYLDGRFNLHGDFARGMSANTVWWVEGLAEYISYRDANLRAIEMGETKAYALSTIFKNNYESGQDRIYRWGYLAVRFMFENHRDDVRTILNYLRNDKYTEYQAFMDNIGTRYDNEWYGWLTSGLSTANDGIVDKGPDDTAAEASGTTGNWSGPGSSISTDYSPCEVTNEAYRYTKDAELKIDQPMECIDAQNGRASFAFANVDHSDAEIWIKIGGGWGDADIYFNSGSWASGENNEGYGIGNGNHEVIKVRLNPNEYWHYLTLDGDFGGVDLLLSTTEVVADPDPAQGGGDNGGGDNGGGDNGGGTPPADCGAATRDYGKLEFGVDECIAGGRSSFYFWVEEDNTEVTISTAGGSGNANLYFHADSWPDAGNAQARSEGSGNNERISVTVNRGWRYLSVNTDSEYSGVTLRLALGSGGDTGGDNGGDNGGNPPGSLTNACASQSPVSYTTLTPGEAVCADQGRNDYYVWVPEGTSKLTLHSAHGSGDVSLYGASGYWPTESNYQAISATSGSNTESISVSNPGSGWYYFMVQGDAGTSGVTVQLDLQ
- a CDS encoding cation:proton antiporter family protein, whose translation is MEPAILVITLACGLLVNRVGLPPLIGYLVAGFVLYMFGIEESSLPLLQQFADLGVTLLLFAIGLKLDLRSLFKAEVWAGASLHLLGTMLFLVPVLKLLGVLGLSQLTDLSFNQLTLLAFALGFSSTVFAVKVLEDKGDMQTLYGRVAIGILIMQDIFAVAFLTASKGEVPSIWALSLLLLPLARPLIYRAFDRVGHGELLVLFGLVMALVMGAWLFEAVGLKPDLGALIVGVLLAGHPKASELAKSLFYFKELFLVAFFLTIGLNGLPTLEDVALAGLLVALLPFKIALFVMLLTRFKLRSRTSMLASFNLGNYSEFGLIVAAVAASKGWLPSQWLIIIAVALSLSFLIAAPLNNLVGKIYQKYQQPLKRMERPPLHPEDRPIPIGNPRFLILGMGRIGSGAYDELAARFDGEILGIEHKQELVEFHRSEGRNVVQGDASDTDFWEKLDRAPNLELVLLAMPHHTGNLFAVEQLKKQDYQGKISAIVQYAEHTESLRECGVHSVYNLYEAAGAGFVDHVANELMPSSAKTAEANA
- a CDS encoding aldose epimerase family protein, whose amino-acid sequence is MVRHTVLDPWQDPRGGEIERVRLDNGQLAIEVLSLGGIIRSLWTPDRHGERANIVLGCDSAEDYLIQQAHLGAIAGRFANRIAKGKLDYQGQQIQLDVNQAGNCLHGGHEGFNRKNWDLGLLPDGVRLSLKSPDGDMGFPGNCSVQLDYRLVGNNLFVEIMAATDKACPVSLTQHSYFNLDGQADCASHRVAMHANSYLEMDPTGIPTGVYPVEGTALDLRQLDNLGSRRSHSALAATQGFDHCYLLGNNSELTLAATLASPLSGRQLQLYTNQPGIQLYGANFLGGETGRGGKIYGRYQGVCLEPQLIPDSPNQPMLGKGWLQPGEIYHHISRYQFDIAE